The following proteins are encoded in a genomic region of Synechococcus sp. CBW1002:
- a CDS encoding flavin reductase family protein: MAEPAPMRSIDPDSLDGGALYRLCTSLVVPRPIAWVSSISGDGQPNLAPFSFFNALSDQPAVLMVSIGAHRDREKDTLRNLRQTGCFAVHVVDEALVEPMNITAADYAPGINEFEAAGLQAVACSRIAAPRIEAAAACMECDCIDLIPVPGTRFTMALGRIVMVHVQSRCLTESGMASPEALRPVGKLALNGYTKLGELFELQRPRLG, encoded by the coding sequence ATGGCCGAGCCCGCGCCGATGCGATCCATCGATCCCGACAGCCTCGATGGCGGCGCCCTGTATCGGCTCTGCACCAGCCTGGTGGTGCCTCGGCCGATCGCCTGGGTCAGCAGCATCAGCGGCGACGGTCAGCCCAACCTGGCGCCGTTCAGCTTCTTCAATGCCCTGAGTGATCAACCGGCCGTGCTGATGGTGTCGATCGGCGCCCACCGGGATCGCGAGAAAGACACCCTGCGCAATCTCCGTCAGACCGGCTGCTTCGCCGTGCATGTGGTGGATGAAGCGTTGGTGGAGCCGATGAACATCACCGCCGCCGACTATGCCCCGGGCATCAATGAATTTGAGGCAGCGGGCCTCCAGGCCGTGGCCTGCAGCCGCATCGCCGCCCCCCGGATCGAGGCCGCTGCGGCCTGCATGGAATGCGATTGCATCGATCTGATCCCAGTGCCCGGCACCCGTTTCACCATGGCCCTCGGCCGCATCGTGATGGTCCATGTCCAGAGCCGCTGCCTGACGGAATCCGGCATGGCCTCGCCGGAAGCGCTCCGCCCCGTGGGGAAACTGGCCCTGAATGGCTATACCAAACTCGGCGAACTCTTCGAGCTGCAGCGTCCCAGGCTGGGGTGA
- a CDS encoding ligase-associated DNA damage response DEXH box helicase: MPFQRQCWTADLQGRSGLIQVPTGSGKTYAAVMGPIAQLLAEAEAAGGAGLAPGIRLLYLTPLRALSRDLALAIREPIEAMAWPLKVGIRNGDTSSSERTRQLRTPPQILITTPESLSLLLANQRAAELFAQLDAVVLDEWHELLGSKRGSQSELCLSWLRRQRPGLRTWAISATIGNLEEAARAAVGVSDIDPLIVTARLKRQTRIRSLLPERIDGFPWAGHLGLRMYETLVDGLEPGVATLLFTNTRNQAERWHQCLRYACPEMEGALALHHSAIDRSEREAIESGVKNAEIRWVVCTSSLDLGVDFQPVERVVQIGSAKNLARLLQRAGRSAHSPGGISQVLFMPTNALELLEVSAMRRGLAAGLVEQRRPPDAPIDVLLQHLTTLACGPGFNPEQELATVRTAWSYRQLDDATWQWCLRFLEDGGDCLGAYPRYRKLQRAALLPDRIDRERPPSPGEPFAYVVREPAIQRLHRLHIGTITADRAVMVRVVRGAVLGHVEEAFISRLKPGDVFFFAGRQLEFVRLREMTAQVKASNRRSTTVPAWAGGQMALSDLLSTQLRAELHRCALALARSEPNPAGLDTPELRALEPLLRRQADLSHLPLETEFLVEICSSREGQHLYAYPFDGRFVHEGLGFLWAWRLARCQATTFTVSVNDCGFELLAPRGYPLLELFELQAEELLDDSCLERDLEQAVNLSELCRRRFRSIAQIAGLVRHGYPGQSKSGGQLQISAALLFEVFGRHEPDNRLLEQARREVMAEQLELPRLRQALRRLLRSELRLETPQRQGPLAFPLLVERLNSRMSNESVLERVRRLIAEAERREG, encoded by the coding sequence ATGCCGTTCCAGCGGCAGTGCTGGACCGCCGATCTGCAGGGCCGCAGTGGCCTCATCCAGGTTCCCACCGGCTCCGGCAAGACCTACGCGGCGGTGATGGGCCCGATCGCCCAGCTGCTGGCCGAGGCGGAGGCCGCCGGCGGAGCCGGCCTGGCTCCCGGGATTCGCCTCCTCTACCTCACCCCGCTGCGGGCCCTCAGCCGCGATCTGGCGCTGGCCATCCGCGAACCGATCGAGGCGATGGCCTGGCCCCTGAAGGTCGGCATCCGCAACGGCGACACCAGCAGCAGTGAGCGGACCCGCCAGCTCCGCACCCCGCCCCAGATCCTGATCACCACGCCGGAGTCCCTGTCGCTGCTGCTGGCGAACCAGAGGGCTGCGGAGTTGTTTGCCCAGCTCGATGCGGTGGTGCTCGATGAATGGCACGAGCTGCTCGGCAGCAAGCGCGGCAGCCAGAGCGAGCTCTGCCTCAGCTGGCTGCGCCGCCAGCGGCCGGGGCTGCGCACCTGGGCGATCAGCGCCACGATCGGCAACCTCGAGGAGGCGGCGCGGGCCGCCGTGGGGGTGAGCGACATCGATCCTCTGATCGTCACGGCCCGGCTGAAGCGCCAGACCCGCATCCGCAGCCTGCTGCCGGAACGGATCGATGGCTTCCCCTGGGCCGGTCACCTTGGCCTGCGCATGTACGAGACGCTGGTGGATGGCCTCGAACCGGGTGTTGCGACCCTGCTGTTCACCAACACCCGCAACCAGGCCGAGCGCTGGCACCAGTGCCTGCGCTACGCCTGCCCGGAGATGGAGGGCGCCCTCGCCCTGCACCACAGCGCCATCGACCGCTCCGAACGGGAGGCGATCGAGAGCGGCGTCAAGAACGCCGAGATCCGGTGGGTGGTCTGCACCAGCTCCCTGGATCTGGGGGTTGACTTCCAGCCGGTGGAGCGGGTCGTGCAGATCGGCAGCGCCAAGAACCTGGCCCGCCTGCTGCAGCGGGCGGGCCGCAGCGCCCACAGCCCCGGTGGCATCTCCCAGGTGCTGTTCATGCCCACCAACGCCCTCGAGCTGCTGGAGGTCAGCGCCATGCGGCGGGGTCTGGCCGCCGGTCTGGTGGAGCAGCGCCGCCCGCCTGACGCTCCGATCGATGTGCTGCTGCAGCACCTCACCACCCTGGCCTGTGGCCCCGGCTTCAACCCTGAGCAGGAGCTGGCGACGGTGCGTACGGCCTGGAGCTACCGCCAGCTTGATGACGCCACCTGGCAGTGGTGTCTGCGTTTCCTGGAGGACGGGGGCGATTGCCTGGGGGCCTATCCCCGCTACCGCAAGTTGCAGCGGGCGGCGCTGCTGCCTGACCGCATCGACCGCGAGCGCCCGCCCAGCCCCGGAGAACCCTTCGCCTATGTGGTGCGCGAGCCGGCGATCCAGCGCCTGCATCGGCTGCACATCGGCACGATCACCGCCGATCGCGCCGTTATGGTGCGCGTCGTGCGCGGCGCCGTGCTGGGCCACGTGGAGGAGGCCTTCATCTCCCGCCTCAAGCCCGGCGATGTGTTCTTCTTCGCCGGTCGCCAGCTGGAGTTCGTGCGGCTGCGTGAGATGACAGCCCAGGTGAAGGCCAGCAACCGCCGCAGTACCACGGTGCCGGCCTGGGCGGGGGGGCAGATGGCCCTCTCCGATCTGCTCAGCACCCAGCTGCGGGCCGAGCTGCACCGCTGTGCCCTGGCTCTGGCCCGATCGGAGCCGAATCCCGCCGGCCTCGACACCCCGGAATTACGCGCTCTCGAGCCCCTGCTGCGCCGCCAGGCGGATCTCTCCCATCTGCCGCTGGAGACGGAATTCCTGGTGGAGATCTGCTCCAGCCGCGAGGGTCAGCACCTCTATGCCTACCCCTTTGATGGCCGCTTCGTGCACGAGGGCCTGGGCTTCCTCTGGGCCTGGCGCCTGGCCCGCTGCCAGGCCACCACCTTCACGGTGTCGGTGAATGATTGCGGCTTCGAGTTGCTGGCCCCGCGTGGTTACCCCCTGCTGGAGCTGTTCGAGCTGCAGGCGGAGGAGCTGCTCGACGACTCCTGCCTCGAACGTGATCTGGAGCAGGCGGTGAATCTCTCCGAGCTCTGCCGCCGCCGCTTTCGTTCCATTGCCCAGATTGCCGGGTTGGTGCGTCATGGCTACCCTGGACAGTCCAAAAGTGGTGGCCAGCTGCAGATCAGTGCCGCCCTGCTGTTCGAGGTGTTCGGTCGGCATGAGCCGGACAATCGTCTGCTGGAGCAGGCGCGCCGCGAAGTGATGGCCGAGCAGCTGGAGTTGCCCCGGCTGCGCCAGGCCCTGCGGCGGCTGCTACGCTCCGAGTTGCGCCTGGAAACCCCACAGCGGCAGGGTCCTCTGGCTTTCCCTCTGCTGGTGGAGCGGCTGAACAGCCGCATGAGCAATGAATCGGTGTTGGAGAGGGTGCGTCGCCTGATCGCCGAGGCTGAGCGGCGCGAAGGCTGA
- a CDS encoding DCC1-like thiol-disulfide oxidoreductase family protein: MTLTPDPVLVYDGGCPFCSHFAVLSELRGGIPGLRIVDGRDAAELRHRLAERGFHLRDGAMLLQGEQVLHGAAAITWICERLRPSAPLLQVLGPLFRGPERGRRLYPLLLLGRRLALALKGLPVDPDGPSVPLMQHGQR, from the coding sequence ATGACCCTGACCCCTGATCCGGTGCTCGTCTACGACGGTGGCTGTCCGTTCTGCAGTCACTTCGCCGTTCTCAGCGAGCTGCGCGGTGGGATTCCCGGTCTGCGGATCGTCGATGGCCGCGACGCTGCAGAGCTGCGGCACCGGCTGGCAGAGCGAGGCTTCCATCTGCGGGATGGGGCGATGCTGCTGCAGGGGGAGCAGGTGCTGCATGGCGCTGCGGCGATCACCTGGATCTGTGAGCGCCTGCGCCCCAGCGCCCCCTTGCTGCAGGTGCTGGGTCCGTTGTTTCGGGGACCGGAACGGGGCCGGCGCCTCTATCCGTTGCTCCTGCTGGGCCGCCGCCTTGCCCTCGCCCTGAAAGGGCTGCCCGTGGATCCGGATGGGCCGTCGGTGCCGCTGATGCAGCATGGCCAGCGGTAG
- a CDS encoding biotin/lipoyl-binding protein produces the protein MDADPPLSLPLGPPTLTPGRHGLSMRLPLIALLAVGLAGGGWLLWQQNRRSQEERALAAQTAAVQQRAIAIRVTAAGSIRPITPVNISPKQPGRVSQLLVDQGDRVVAGIVLVTHDPAVAHRSDRIVRLQDGQITSDSSAQGERS, from the coding sequence GTGGACGCAGACCCTCCGCTCTCCCTTCCCTTGGGTCCACCGACCCTCACGCCAGGCCGCCATGGGCTCAGCATGCGGCTGCCCCTGATCGCCCTGTTGGCGGTTGGATTAGCCGGTGGCGGCTGGCTGCTGTGGCAGCAGAACCGGCGCTCGCAGGAGGAGCGTGCGCTTGCCGCCCAGACAGCCGCGGTGCAGCAGCGTGCGATTGCGATCCGGGTGACGGCGGCGGGATCGATCCGGCCGATCACGCCTGTGAACATCAGCCCCAAGCAGCCCGGGCGCGTCAGCCAACTGCTGGTGGATCAGGGGGATCGGGTGGTGGCGGGTATCGTGCTGGTGACCCACGATCCGGCGGTGGCCCATCGCAGTGACAGGATCGTGCGGCTTCAGGATGGACAGATCACAAGCGACAGCAGCGCCCAAGGGGAGAGGAGCTGA
- a CDS encoding short chain dehydrogenase yields the protein MRIVLIGAAGTIGQAVDQALAERHQLIRVSRTRGDQQVDIAQPESIRALFEAVAPFDAVVCAAGQAAFGSIADLSDDDFQLGLTSKLMGQVNLVRLGLASISDGGSFTLSSGVLGRNPVPDSCSISMVNAGLDAFTRAAALGMPRGVRINVVSPPWVRETLLALGRDPTPGLSASVVAKMYVDSVESEMTGERLDPRDYV from the coding sequence ATGAGAATTGTCCTCATCGGAGCAGCTGGGACCATCGGCCAGGCGGTTGATCAAGCCCTTGCAGAACGGCACCAACTGATTCGCGTCAGCCGCACCAGGGGCGATCAGCAGGTGGACATTGCCCAGCCGGAATCCATCCGAGCGTTGTTTGAAGCGGTGGCTCCGTTCGACGCTGTGGTCTGCGCAGCTGGGCAGGCCGCTTTTGGATCAATCGCAGACTTGTCCGATGACGACTTTCAACTCGGTCTCACCAGCAAGCTGATGGGGCAGGTCAATCTCGTCCGTCTGGGTCTGGCTTCGATCTCAGATGGAGGCTCGTTCACACTGTCAAGCGGCGTTCTGGGTCGGAATCCTGTTCCAGACAGCTGCTCGATTAGCATGGTCAATGCCGGCCTCGACGCCTTCACGCGGGCAGCAGCGCTGGGGATGCCCCGAGGGGTACGCATCAACGTGGTGTCGCCACCGTGGGTTCGCGAGACGCTGCTTGCATTGGGGCGCGATCCCACGCCAGGTTTGTCCGCTTCGGTCGTCGCGAAGATGTACGTCGACAGCGTGGAAAGCGAGATGACCGGCGAAAGACTCGATCCACGCGACTACGTGTAA
- a CDS encoding recombinase family protein, with protein sequence MLAVSYQRVSTGEQVGEARSGLDRQAAAFAAFCSRHGLTPAPAAVVDEGVSAFKGRHRREGGLAAFIAAAMAGHWPMGTILVVEDLDRFSREVASRQQALLLGLFDAGVALGVCRDDRIVDRDIYDTNLAVRLMLTIRADAAHDYSAKLSERIDASWRHRRERSLQGEKIAGFKPFWCGWDGADYVLNTHAATVQRMTQLCLDGLGLIRIAQALNAEGFRTAKGRTWAYANVHKVISDPRIVGDRPWSDGTVVPGYFPAVITRAEFDRCHKLITLRNSRKGQVGKGDAIRNLFQGHSYCTCGRLLSYQSRRSRSGETLYEYLTCVGKRHGHCDSQNVKYDEELILRALMRERWRHYFTASDRRHEDRKLRQKILAAEAEVAKHQAQAERYQAQLGSLLGEGRLSAKAANLIAAQVDQALAAASEAQEALQALQRRQAEMGAHLTGLELEEAIHGQVEKFIAESLQQPEVRQRFNAWLLASGVRITATDPVRNSWAMELDGRHHQAWALRYRGRPETVVEEGLSSVVAVALADSGKISQEAVPDWVREAADRKAQDFSARVERRLSSAEA encoded by the coding sequence ATGCTGGCGGTCTCGTATCAGCGGGTGTCCACCGGGGAGCAGGTCGGCGAGGCTCGCTCCGGCCTCGATCGCCAGGCAGCAGCGTTCGCCGCCTTCTGCAGCCGCCACGGCCTGACGCCCGCGCCCGCCGCCGTGGTCGATGAGGGAGTGTCGGCGTTCAAGGGCCGCCACCGGCGCGAGGGTGGTCTGGCTGCCTTCATCGCGGCGGCCATGGCAGGCCACTGGCCGATGGGCACCATCCTCGTTGTCGAAGACCTCGATCGGTTCAGCCGTGAGGTGGCCAGCCGCCAGCAGGCGCTCCTGCTGGGTCTGTTCGACGCAGGGGTGGCGCTCGGGGTGTGCCGCGACGATCGGATCGTGGATCGCGACATCTACGACACCAACTTGGCCGTGCGGCTGATGCTCACCATCCGGGCGGACGCCGCCCATGACTACAGCGCCAAGCTCTCGGAGCGGATCGACGCCTCCTGGCGGCACCGCCGCGAGCGATCACTCCAGGGCGAGAAGATCGCCGGATTCAAGCCCTTCTGGTGTGGCTGGGATGGCGCCGACTACGTGCTCAACACCCACGCCGCCACCGTGCAGCGGATGACACAGCTTTGCCTCGACGGTCTCGGGCTTATCCGCATCGCTCAGGCGCTCAACGCTGAGGGGTTCCGCACTGCCAAGGGGCGCACCTGGGCATATGCCAACGTCCACAAGGTCATCAGCGACCCACGCATCGTCGGCGACCGCCCCTGGAGCGATGGCACGGTGGTGCCGGGTTACTTTCCAGCGGTGATCACCCGCGCCGAGTTCGACCGCTGCCACAAGTTGATCACATTGCGGAACAGCCGTAAGGGACAGGTTGGCAAGGGTGACGCGATCCGCAATCTCTTTCAAGGTCACTCCTACTGCACCTGCGGAAGATTGCTCAGCTACCAGTCACGCCGTAGCCGCAGCGGGGAGACCCTTTACGAATACCTCACCTGCGTGGGAAAGCGCCACGGGCACTGTGACAGCCAGAACGTCAAGTACGACGAGGAGTTGATACTCCGCGCCCTAATGCGTGAACGCTGGAGACACTACTTCACCGCCTCAGATCGCCGGCATGAGGATCGCAAACTCCGCCAGAAAATCCTCGCGGCCGAGGCGGAGGTGGCCAAGCACCAGGCCCAGGCCGAGCGCTACCAGGCCCAGCTCGGCTCCCTGTTAGGCGAGGGTAGGCTCAGCGCCAAGGCAGCGAATCTGATCGCCGCGCAGGTGGACCAGGCCCTCGCCGCCGCCAGCGAGGCCCAGGAGGCGCTCCAGGCGCTCCAGCGGCGACAGGCAGAGATGGGTGCCCACCTCACCGGTCTGGAGCTGGAGGAGGCCATCCACGGGCAGGTGGAGAAGTTCATCGCCGAGAGCCTCCAGCAGCCGGAGGTGCGGCAGCGGTTCAATGCCTGGCTCCTGGCCTCGGGGGTGCGGATCACGGCCACCGATCCGGTGCGGAATAGCTGGGCCATGGAACTCGACGGCAGGCACCATCAGGCCTGGGCCCTGCGGTATCGCGGCCGGCCCGAAACGGTGGTGGAGGAGGGGCTCAGCTCGGTGGTCGCCGTGGCGCTGGCGGACAGCGGGAAGATTTCGCAGGAGGCGGTGCCAGATTGGGTGCGAGAGGCAGCTGACAGGAAAGCTCAGGACTTCTCCGCAAGGGTGGAGCGGCGGCTCAGCTCCGCTGAGGCTTGA
- a CDS encoding TspO/MBR family protein, producing MLAALVILAVIVAVGALLNPSRAEFRWFLQLRRPRWLTFERWIPLIWLAIYLCFYGSALLVWQATASAGAMAGFLLLLLLVQSYTWVICRTRRLRNGTAVGLAGWIWGVGLAVSVLQVSRPAAGLLVPFLLWSPVGTFVTWRMERLNR from the coding sequence ATGCTGGCTGCACTGGTGATCCTGGCTGTGATCGTGGCCGTCGGGGCACTGCTCAATCCGTCCCGCGCGGAGTTCCGATGGTTTCTGCAGCTACGCCGGCCGAGATGGCTCACCTTCGAGCGATGGATCCCGCTGATCTGGCTGGCGATCTACCTCTGCTTCTACGGCTCGGCCCTGCTGGTATGGCAGGCAACGGCCAGCGCTGGTGCCATGGCCGGCTTCCTGCTGCTGCTGCTGCTGGTGCAGAGCTACACCTGGGTGATCTGCCGCACGCGCCGGCTGCGAAACGGCACTGCCGTTGGCCTGGCGGGCTGGATCTGGGGCGTGGGTCTGGCCGTCTCGGTGCTGCAGGTGTCGCGGCCGGCGGCAGGGCTGTTGGTGCCCTTCCTGCTCTGGAGCCCGGTGGGCACGTTCGTGACCTGGCGAATGGAGCGGCTGAATCGCTGA
- a CDS encoding ATP-dependent DNA ligase: MQAFVALFAHLDHTTATRAKVEALAAYFAATAARSPADAAWALHCLLGKQRRRHITGRRLRQICLEGTGLPDWLFDDCHAQVGDSAETIALLWHQTAPEVAPPRTTRAAAPPASDPTALLPPMALPLAHWMEQLLPGLAGLEGEQQAAAVQALWQQLQPQELLVANKLLTGGFRVGVAQGLVIRALAQLSELEEPLLAHRLMGGFQPGAAAWTQLLAPAEAGGACSSRPYPFFLASPLEASTHSPLPGSPADWLVEWKWDGIRGQLIRRAGESFLWSRGDELINPVFPELIALADSLPDGTVLDGEVIVWPQEADRPAPFAQLQRRLGRKAPGRSILAECPAAFVAYDLLEQGGRDCRSEPLSLRRAALEALHRQVTAATPTPAAGLLRLSSLLPFDHWDALEPLRHHSGAAGAEGLMLKAIASPYLAGRRRGHWWKHKKEPLRLDAVMLYAQAGSGRRANLYTDYTFGLWERDPADSSGDAGQLVTFAKAYSGLDDAEISELDRWIRSHTLQRFGPVRAVAPDQVFELAFEGLQPSRRHRSGIAVRFPRIARWRRDKPAAEADSLAAARRLLEKQSDLGQSDQAQSDSC; this comes from the coding sequence ATGCAGGCGTTCGTGGCCCTGTTCGCCCACCTCGATCACACCACCGCCACCCGCGCCAAGGTGGAGGCCCTGGCCGCCTACTTCGCCGCCACCGCTGCCCGTTCCCCCGCCGATGCGGCCTGGGCGCTGCACTGCCTGCTCGGCAAGCAGCGCCGCCGCCATATCACCGGTCGCCGCCTGCGCCAGATCTGTCTCGAGGGCACCGGCCTGCCGGACTGGTTGTTCGACGACTGCCATGCCCAGGTGGGCGATTCCGCTGAAACCATTGCCTTGCTCTGGCATCAGACCGCCCCGGAGGTTGCCCCACCACGCACCACAAGGGCCGCCGCACCACCCGCCTCGGATCCCACGGCTCTTCTCCCTCCCATGGCCCTCCCCCTTGCCCACTGGATGGAGCAGCTGCTGCCCGGCCTTGCCGGGCTGGAGGGCGAGCAACAGGCGGCTGCCGTGCAGGCCCTCTGGCAGCAGCTGCAACCGCAGGAGCTCCTGGTGGCCAACAAGCTGCTCACCGGTGGCTTTCGCGTCGGCGTCGCCCAGGGACTGGTGATCCGGGCGCTCGCCCAGCTCAGTGAGCTGGAGGAGCCGTTGCTGGCCCATCGCCTCATGGGCGGCTTCCAGCCCGGTGCCGCCGCCTGGACGCAGCTGCTGGCTCCCGCCGAAGCCGGCGGCGCCTGCAGCAGTCGCCCCTATCCCTTCTTCCTGGCCTCCCCGCTGGAGGCCAGCACGCACTCACCTCTTCCGGGTTCCCCCGCCGATTGGCTGGTGGAGTGGAAATGGGACGGCATCCGCGGCCAGCTGATCCGCCGCGCTGGTGAGAGCTTCCTCTGGAGCCGCGGCGACGAGCTGATCAATCCGGTGTTCCCCGAGCTGATCGCCCTGGCGGACAGCCTTCCCGATGGCACCGTGCTCGACGGTGAGGTGATCGTCTGGCCGCAGGAGGCCGATCGTCCGGCCCCCTTCGCCCAGCTGCAGCGCCGCCTGGGCCGCAAGGCACCGGGCCGTTCGATCCTGGCGGAGTGCCCCGCCGCTTTCGTGGCCTACGACCTGCTGGAGCAGGGGGGCCGCGATTGCCGTTCCGAACCCCTGAGCCTCCGCCGCGCCGCCCTGGAGGCTCTGCACCGGCAGGTCACTGCGGCGACACCCACCCCCGCAGCCGGGCTCCTGCGTCTCTCCAGCCTGCTGCCGTTCGATCACTGGGACGCGCTCGAACCGCTGCGGCACCACTCTGGCGCCGCCGGCGCGGAGGGTCTGATGCTCAAGGCCATCGCCTCGCCCTACCTGGCCGGTCGGCGGCGGGGCCACTGGTGGAAGCACAAGAAGGAGCCGCTGCGCCTCGATGCGGTGATGCTCTACGCCCAGGCCGGCAGCGGCCGCCGCGCCAACCTCTACACCGACTACACGTTTGGCTTGTGGGAGCGGGATCCGGCTGATTCCAGCGGCGATGCCGGCCAGCTGGTCACCTTCGCCAAGGCCTATTCCGGCCTCGATGATGCCGAGATCAGCGAGCTCGATCGCTGGATCCGCAGCCACACCCTGCAGCGGTTCGGGCCGGTGCGGGCCGTGGCGCCGGACCAGGTGTTCGAGCTGGCCTTTGAGGGGTTGCAGCCCTCCCGTCGCCACCGCAGCGGCATCGCCGTGCGCTTTCCCCGCATCGCCCGCTGGCGTCGTGACAAACCCGCCGCCGAAGCCGACAGCCTCGCTGCGGCGCGGCGCCTGCTTGAGAAGCAGTCCGATCTGGGCCAGTCCGACCAGGCCCAGTCCGATTCGTGCTGA